In Deltaproteobacteria bacterium, a single genomic region encodes these proteins:
- a CDS encoding DUF6178 family protein, with protein sequence MSQIDPAFYLSLPPKEREKNLETLSIDDQAILVLLTPWEQRHEIILHSPNSRELVRGLPVEELFWTIKASSPEDALAMFELALPEQLQFMFDLDWWAKDQLRPEKVLAWLVLLFENDRSVLVSWLTWILAQDYALVPAALQPFLRVVKRPDDMDIQEARDTLPPFTLDDVYYISFRKQELVPLLAEFLKELLGISPGSYRDVMETLLWDTPTETLEHSYRMRCARLGSWGIPDYFDAIEIYAPLPEKRLKRRAFVQPAYEDIPLPVFVPTLYGLREGPLAEAVNALSGTSAMGRIVLEWTGAANKILVADQVDWDDVSALRSALEKVSSLLNLSLDHEKCLYGRKPVEVLTHTTIEDLIHLANGIIRGLSKRARSLIREGLVPKDLIHLPEPWGLLVEGLSRDRPVLWNPVTEHHETPNSMGQIEEAEKRLLLVEDACRIMPCIEPHWSTWEKAFPWSHTNLQDPRELLWPSAILTALALWQLTGTLELAPIPRRMLPELRRLWVPAETFPHEALETVETAMKSLADGIGLLASRSGIPADRITRLIRTPFEETADALAGIPPGTEIDPRFLPTLLISMQEDEV encoded by the coding sequence GATCCTCGTCCTCCTCACCCCCTGGGAACAACGCCATGAGATCATCCTGCACTCACCCAACTCACGGGAACTCGTCCGGGGTCTGCCCGTGGAGGAACTCTTCTGGACCATCAAGGCATCGAGCCCGGAAGACGCCTTGGCCATGTTTGAGCTTGCCCTCCCTGAACAGCTCCAGTTCATGTTCGATCTGGACTGGTGGGCAAAGGACCAGCTCCGGCCGGAAAAGGTCCTCGCCTGGCTCGTCCTTCTTTTCGAAAACGACCGGTCTGTCCTTGTTTCCTGGCTGACATGGATACTTGCCCAGGACTACGCGCTCGTTCCCGCAGCCCTTCAGCCCTTTCTTCGCGTCGTAAAGCGCCCGGATGACATGGACATCCAGGAGGCGCGGGACACCCTCCCCCCATTCACCTTGGACGACGTCTATTACATCTCCTTCCGGAAACAGGAACTCGTTCCCCTCCTTGCGGAATTCCTGAAGGAACTCCTTGGCATCTCCCCCGGGTCGTACCGGGATGTCATGGAGACCCTGCTTTGGGATACACCGACCGAGACCCTCGAACACTCATACCGCATGAGATGCGCACGCCTTGGGTCCTGGGGCATCCCGGATTACTTTGATGCCATAGAGATCTATGCACCCCTTCCTGAAAAACGATTGAAGCGCCGCGCATTCGTTCAGCCTGCGTATGAAGACATCCCCCTTCCCGTCTTTGTCCCCACCCTTTACGGCCTTAGGGAAGGTCCCCTTGCCGAGGCCGTCAACGCCCTTTCCGGGACCTCGGCCATGGGAAGGATCGTCCTCGAATGGACCGGAGCGGCGAACAAGATCCTTGTGGCCGATCAGGTCGATTGGGACGACGTCTCTGCACTCCGTTCCGCCCTGGAAAAGGTGTCCTCCCTCCTCAATCTCTCCCTCGATCATGAAAAATGCCTCTACGGGCGCAAGCCCGTTGAGGTCCTCACCCATACCACCATCGAGGACCTGATCCACCTGGCAAACGGGATCATCCGGGGTCTTTCAAAACGGGCGCGCTCCCTTATCCGTGAGGGGCTCGTTCCCAAGGACCTGATCCACCTCCCAGAGCCGTGGGGGCTTCTCGTCGAAGGCCTTTCCCGGGACAGACCGGTCCTGTGGAATCCCGTTACGGAGCATCACGAGACTCCGAATTCCATGGGACAGATCGAAGAGGCGGAAAAGAGGCTCCTACTCGTTGAGGACGCCTGCCGGATCATGCCCTGCATCGAACCCCACTGGTCGACCTGGGAAAAGGCCTTTCCGTGGTCGCACACGAATCTCCAGGATCCACGGGAACTCCTGTGGCCCTCGGCCATCCTCACGGCCCTCGCCCTCTGGCAGCTCACGGGAACGCTCGAACTCGCCCCCATCCCCCGAAGGATGCTTCCGGAACTCCGCAGGCTGTGGGTACCGGCGGAGACGTTTCCGCACGAAGCTCTCGAAACGGTGGAAACCGCCATGAAATCCCTTGCGGACGGGATCGGGCTCCTCGCCTCCCGGTCGGGCATTCCGGCCGACCGCATCACCCGCCTGATCCGCACACCCTTCGAGGAGACTGCAGACGCCCTTGCCGGGATCCCCCCTGGCACGGAAATAGATCCCCGTTTTCTTCCCACCCTCCTGATCTCAATGCAAGAAGACGAAGTTTGA